CGTCAGCGGGCTGATCGCGCCGGACGGTTCGGAGGCGTTCGGCAAGCTCGAACGGGTGTGGATCGGCGCGGCCGACGCGTCCGTGTTCACCGGTCGGCTGGAGCCGATCCGCGACCGGGTGGTGCCGGTGTCGGAGGAGGTCGCGATCAACGGGTGGGCGACCGCGCTCCCCGCGCCCGGCCACACGCCCGGGCACACCGTCTACGACATCAGCAGCGGTGGCGGGCACCTGCTGGTGTGGGGCGACACCGTCCACGTGCCGACGCTGCAGTTCGACCGGCCGGAGGTGTCCTGGGAGCTCGACGGCGACCAGCCCCGGGCCCGGGCCGCGCGGGCGGGCCTGCTCGAACGGCTGGCGCGGCCGGACCACTTCGTGGCCGGGGCGCACCTGGACTCCCCCGGCATCGCCCGGGTGAGCCCGGCCGGCACCGGCTACGCGCTGGAGTACCTGGCGGCGCCGATCGGCTGACCCGACCGGCCGCGCCGGAGCGCGCGGCGGCCCGGCACCGACGGCCGGGGACGGGTGCCCCGCGGAACGACGGGTTCCGGGGGCCGCCCGTCCCCGGCCGTCGGCGGACCCGCCGCTGACGGGGACAGCGGCGGGGGCTGGTGGCCGGGGCTCAGCGCAGGCTCTCGGCCGGGGCCCCGGCGAGCACCCGCCGGGTGGCGAAGTCGACGACCTGGGCGGCGAT
The window above is part of the Kitasatospora sp. NA04385 genome. Proteins encoded here:
- a CDS encoding MBL fold metallo-hydrolase, whose protein sequence is MRLVSSGRLHATFEFGDLQVVSLRDGYIDMPPTRLRGEDGRVLDVLPAAVPLAGENLRLSVNAFFVTDGTWSLLIDTGASNVWHDPTMGLLHEAFEEAGIDRGYITDVAITHRHEDHVSGLIAPDGSEAFGKLERVWIGAADASVFTGRLEPIRDRVVPVSEEVAINGWATALPAPGHTPGHTVYDISSGGGHLLVWGDTVHVPTLQFDRPEVSWELDGDQPRARAARAGLLERLARPDHFVAGAHLDSPGIARVSPAGTGYALEYLAAPIG